The following proteins are co-located in the Roseofilum reptotaenium CS-1145 genome:
- a CDS encoding phycobilisome rod-core linker polypeptide, giving the protein MAIPLLNYSPKTQNERVSGYEKGSEEQPIIYSTENLPAGSDMDEVIWAGYRQVYSEHQILKQNKQTFLESQLRYGQITVRDFIKGLVTSDPFLRLNYETNNNYRFVEICVQRLLGRDVYSEREKIAWSIVIATKGVMGFVDQLLESDEYLENFGYDTVPYQRRRSIPQRPTGDTPFNLKTPRYEAYHRSQLGFPQLVWQNQIRKFTPQEKVPGAGSPSYFLDMAKSIGSARPGGAGRVSTANLPIAAPYRKSKS; this is encoded by the coding sequence GTGGCAATTCCTTTATTAAACTACTCTCCAAAAACACAAAATGAGCGTGTTTCCGGCTATGAAAAAGGCTCAGAAGAGCAGCCCATCATTTATTCCACGGAAAATCTGCCCGCTGGCAGTGACATGGATGAAGTAATCTGGGCTGGTTATCGCCAGGTTTATAGCGAACACCAAATTCTCAAGCAAAATAAACAAACCTTCCTAGAGTCTCAACTCCGGTATGGTCAAATCACAGTTCGGGATTTCATTAAAGGTTTAGTGACCTCCGATCCCTTCCTGCGGCTGAATTACGAAACCAATAACAACTACCGCTTTGTCGAAATCTGCGTTCAGCGCTTGTTAGGGCGCGATGTATACAGCGAGCGGGAAAAAATTGCTTGGTCCATTGTGATCGCGACTAAAGGGGTAATGGGATTTGTCGATCAACTCTTAGAGAGCGATGAATACCTAGAAAACTTTGGGTATGACACGGTTCCCTACCAGCGTCGTCGGTCTATTCCCCAACGGCCAACTGGAGATACCCCATTTAATCTCAAGACTCCTCGGTATGAAGCCTATCACCGTTCTCAGTTGGGCTTCCCTCAATTGGTTTGGCAAAACCAAATCCGCAAGTTTACTCCCCAAGAGAAAGTACCAGGCGCTGGCAGCCCTTCCTATTTCTTGGATATGGCTAAGTCCATTGGTAGCGCTCGGCCCGGAGGAGCAGGACGGGTTTCAACTGCGAATCTTCCGATCGCGGCTCCTTACCGTAAGTCAAAGTCCTAA
- a CDS encoding CHASE2 domain-containing protein, with protein sequence MSSIIKRWGKVWLTATSMTVAIVGVRLTGLLQPLELAAFDQGFRLRPVEARDDRIIIVGINETDLQSVGTWPVSDAILTKLLQKVKAQNPSVIGLNLYRNLPVEPGYEDLTALFRETSNLIGIEKVVGESDGLAIAPPPVLAELSQISANDLPWDVDGKIRRGFLYLDDAQGNTILSLGFRLAILYLETQDISPTITEDFQITLGEASFYPFSSNDGAYIRSNDAGYQIILNYRGKPGSFTTVSLMDVLEDRIPEDLMRDRIILIGSTAKSLKESVLTPYSNEIRGIPQAMAGVEVNANLISQIISEAMNGRLSIKILPEIWEYLWIFSWSIIGAQCISQWRFIDGIAKLYIWRTILYFIISAASIIGISYLLFLYGWWIPMIPSVLGLTSSALLETSYTLWSNLRKSQQQLQDYLHTLELKVAERTQELQAAKLAADDANKAKSEFLTNMSHELRTPLNGILGYSQILSRDSSLNSQQINNIKIINQCGTHLLNLINDILDLAKIEARKMDLNPMDVHFQSFLLGVAEICRIKAEQKNIEFIYKIDDELPENLFFDEKRLRQVLINLIGNAIKFTHQGGVIFHVYRRNPLINLDYNSTIHPLAFTIEDTGVGMNPDQLNTIFLPFEQVGSKSQNAEGTGLGLAITQQIIDLMGGEITVTSKLGQGSKFQLHIDLKSHNKFSHKTKYFRDNPIHVKGKSPRILIVDNRWQNRGIICEILSPLGFEFAEAENGQQGLDMAEKLNPELIISDVGMPVMDGLEMIRHLRQSPQFEKTIILISSVRAFASDQDQFLQSGANDILSKPVQIDELLDKLEHYLQLEWIYETHDTETEVHNSADCTMITEQKTPESTELKQLHYAAKIGDIEGIKVELDRIRELDSSYQSFIKNLEEMAANFDVESIEDILQKYV encoded by the coding sequence TTGAGCAGTATAATCAAGCGATGGGGTAAAGTCTGGCTCACTGCTACTAGCATGACTGTAGCGATCGTTGGTGTGCGGCTTACAGGACTATTACAACCTTTAGAGCTAGCGGCATTCGATCAAGGGTTTCGCTTGCGTCCAGTAGAAGCTAGAGATGATCGCATTATCATTGTTGGCATTAATGAGACAGATCTGCAAAGTGTGGGAACTTGGCCAGTTTCGGATGCCATCTTAACAAAATTATTACAAAAAGTAAAAGCTCAAAATCCTAGCGTTATTGGGTTAAATTTATACCGTAACTTGCCCGTTGAGCCAGGTTATGAGGATTTAACCGCTCTATTTCGAGAGACTTCCAACTTAATTGGGATTGAAAAAGTAGTGGGAGAAAGTGATGGGTTGGCGATCGCCCCCCCTCCTGTCCTCGCTGAACTCAGTCAAATTAGTGCCAATGACTTACCCTGGGATGTGGATGGTAAAATTCGCCGAGGGTTCCTCTATCTTGATGATGCTCAAGGTAATACAATCTTGAGTTTGGGCTTTCGTTTGGCCATATTATACTTAGAAACCCAGGATATTTCTCCTACAATTACCGAAGACTTTCAGATTACCCTGGGTGAAGCAAGCTTTTACCCCTTTTCCAGCAATGATGGGGCCTATATTCGCAGCAATGATGCCGGTTACCAGATTATCTTAAATTATCGGGGTAAACCGGGCAGCTTTACCACAGTTTCCTTGATGGATGTCCTAGAAGATCGAATTCCCGAAGATTTAATGCGCGATCGCATTATTTTAATTGGTTCAACCGCTAAAAGCTTAAAAGAATCGGTCTTAACTCCCTATAGTAATGAGATTCGAGGGATTCCTCAAGCCATGGCAGGAGTAGAAGTAAATGCTAATTTAATCAGTCAGATCATCAGTGAGGCCATGAACGGCCGGTTATCCATAAAAATTTTACCCGAAATCTGGGAATATCTGTGGATTTTTTCTTGGTCAATCATCGGCGCACAATGTATTAGTCAATGGCGGTTCATTGACGGTATTGCTAAACTTTATATTTGGCGAACTATCCTTTATTTTATCATCAGTGCTGCCAGTATTATTGGCATCAGCTATCTTCTGTTTCTCTATGGCTGGTGGATACCGATGATTCCCTCTGTTTTAGGCTTAACTAGCTCGGCACTGCTGGAAACAAGCTATACCCTCTGGAGTAATCTGAGAAAATCTCAACAACAACTGCAAGACTATTTACACACTTTAGAATTAAAAGTTGCCGAACGTACCCAAGAATTACAAGCCGCTAAATTAGCAGCAGATGATGCCAATAAAGCCAAAAGTGAATTCCTCACCAACATGAGTCATGAACTGCGCACCCCCTTAAATGGCATTCTCGGTTATAGTCAGATTTTAAGTCGAGATTCCAGCTTGAATTCTCAGCAGATTAATAACATCAAGATCATTAATCAATGTGGCACACATTTACTCAATTTAATCAATGATATTCTTGATTTAGCCAAAATTGAAGCCCGCAAAATGGACTTAAATCCCATGGATGTTCATTTTCAATCTTTTTTACTTGGAGTCGCTGAGATTTGCCGTATTAAGGCAGAACAAAAGAATATTGAGTTTATCTATAAAATTGATGATGAATTACCAGAAAATCTATTTTTTGATGAAAAACGACTCAGGCAAGTTTTAATTAATTTAATTGGTAATGCTATTAAGTTTACCCATCAAGGGGGAGTGATTTTCCATGTTTATCGCCGGAACCCCCTAATTAATTTAGATTATAATTCTACAATTCACCCCCTAGCTTTTACCATTGAAGATACTGGAGTGGGAATGAATCCCGATCAATTGAATACTATTTTTTTGCCCTTTGAGCAAGTGGGGAGTAAAAGTCAGAATGCAGAAGGAACGGGTTTAGGTTTGGCAATTACACAGCAAATTATTGATTTAATGGGAGGGGAAATAACAGTAACCAGCAAGCTGGGACAAGGGAGTAAATTTCAGCTTCATATCGACTTAAAAAGCCACAATAAGTTTAGTCATAAAACTAAATATTTCCGAGACAATCCTATTCATGTTAAAGGAAAATCACCTCGTATTTTAATTGTTGATAACCGCTGGCAAAATCGTGGAATTATCTGTGAAATATTATCGCCTTTGGGATTTGAATTTGCTGAGGCAGAAAATGGTCAACAAGGTTTAGATATGGCAGAAAAATTGAATCCAGAATTAATTATTAGTGATGTGGGAATGCCGGTAATGGATGGATTAGAGATGATTCGTCATTTACGACAATCGCCCCAATTTGAAAAGACGATTATTTTAATTTCATCGGTGCGAGCATTTGCATCCGATCAAGATCAATTTTTACAGTCAGGGGCTAATGATATTTTGTCTAAACCGGTTCAAATTGACGAATTGTTAGATAAATTGGAACATTATTTGCAGCTAGAATGGATTTATGAAACTCATGATACAGAAACTGAGGTACATAATTCTGCTGATTGTACGATGATTACGGAACAAAAAACACCGGAATCTACTGAATTAAAACAATTACACTATGCGGCTAAAATTGGCGATATTGAAGGAATAAAAGTAGAACTAGACCGAATTCGAGAACTCGATTCAAGTTATCAAAGTTTTATTAAGAACTTAGAAGAGATGGCGGCGAATTTTGATGTGGAAAGTATTGAAGATATTTTGCAAAAGTATGTATAG
- the purQ gene encoding phosphoribosylformylglycinamidine synthase subunit PurQ: protein MKFGVVVFPGSNCDRDMVYVLRDVLGCPTRLIWHQETTLDDVDVVVLPGGFSYGDYLRCGAIARFSPIMGAIVEQANQGKLVFGICNGFQVLTEVGLLPGALTRNQGLHFVCDRITLKVENNQTPFTHLYLKDRNVTLPIAHGEGRYYADSETLNQLEDNQQVLFRYVGENPNGSLNNIAGICNQNGNVMGMMPHPERASDPVLGGTDGLALFKGLLETMNS, encoded by the coding sequence GTGAAGTTTGGGGTGGTGGTTTTTCCCGGTTCTAACTGCGATCGCGATATGGTGTATGTATTGCGCGATGTGTTAGGTTGCCCAACTCGGTTAATTTGGCATCAAGAAACGACATTAGATGATGTGGATGTGGTGGTACTACCGGGGGGATTTAGCTATGGAGATTATTTGCGCTGCGGGGCGATCGCCCGATTTTCTCCCATTATGGGGGCGATCGTCGAACAGGCCAACCAAGGTAAGCTCGTCTTTGGTATCTGCAATGGGTTTCAGGTGTTAACCGAGGTGGGATTATTACCGGGAGCCTTAACACGCAATCAAGGACTTCACTTTGTGTGCGATCGCATCACCTTGAAAGTAGAAAACAATCAAACCCCCTTTACCCATTTATACCTTAAAGATCGGAACGTTACCCTCCCCATTGCCCATGGCGAAGGGCGCTATTATGCCGATTCCGAAACGCTTAACCAACTCGAAGATAATCAGCAAGTTCTCTTCCGCTATGTCGGAGAAAATCCCAATGGTTCCCTCAATAATATTGCTGGAATTTGCAATCAGAACGGCAATGTAATGGGTATGATGCCCCACCCCGAGCGTGCCAGCGATCCAGTTTTAGGAGGAACCGATGGATTAGCTCTGTTTAAGGGACTTTTGGAGACAATGAATAGTTAA
- a CDS encoding RluA family pseudouridine synthase has protein sequence MIVNLSEIINLQVKQKADRLDRYLSDQLPDFSRSRLQKLIDRGQVKVNDRVCQLKKMTLQPGDRIILELPPVQPVDLIPEDIPLDILYEDDQILIVNKPAGLVVHPSVGHETGTLVHGILAHCPDLKGIGGEQRPGIVHRLDKDTTGALAIAKTETALYHLQAQLKEKTARRDYLGIVHGSLSTDSGTVNQPIGRHPGDRQKMAIIPPEKGGRPSITHWQVQESLGNYTLMHFQLETGRTHQIRVHSAFIGHPLVGDATYSRNRSVGVNLSGQALHAWRLRLEHPVKKEWIEAIAPPPPEFNKLLQVLRQRLGL, from the coding sequence GTGATTGTAAATTTATCAGAAATAATTAATCTTCAGGTTAAACAGAAGGCCGATCGCCTAGATCGCTATCTCTCGGATCAGTTACCGGATTTTTCTCGCTCCCGGCTCCAGAAATTGATCGATCGCGGTCAAGTGAAAGTCAATGATCGGGTATGTCAACTGAAGAAAATGACTCTGCAACCGGGCGATCGCATCATCTTAGAGTTGCCTCCCGTGCAACCGGTTGACCTGATCCCAGAAGACATCCCCCTGGATATTCTCTATGAAGACGATCAAATTTTGATTGTTAATAAACCGGCTGGCTTAGTGGTACATCCCTCAGTTGGTCATGAAACGGGGACATTAGTCCATGGCATTTTAGCCCATTGTCCTGACTTAAAAGGCATTGGTGGCGAGCAGAGACCGGGAATTGTCCATCGACTCGATAAGGATACCACTGGCGCTCTGGCGATCGCCAAAACTGAAACTGCCCTTTATCATCTCCAAGCTCAACTGAAAGAAAAAACTGCCCGTCGCGACTATCTCGGTATTGTCCATGGTTCTCTCAGCACCGACAGCGGAACCGTTAACCAACCCATTGGGCGACATCCTGGCGATCGCCAAAAAATGGCGATCATCCCCCCAGAAAAAGGCGGTCGTCCCTCCATCACCCATTGGCAGGTTCAAGAGAGCCTTGGTAACTATACCCTCATGCACTTCCAACTTGAAACCGGCCGTACCCATCAAATCCGCGTCCATAGTGCCTTTATCGGTCATCCCCTCGTGGGAGATGCCACCTATAGTCGCAACCGCTCCGTAGGCGTTAACCTCTCTGGGCAAGCCCTCCACGCTTGGCGACTGCGCCTGGAACATCCAGTAAAAAAGGAGTGGATAGAAGCTATTGCTCCACCACCCCCAGAATTTAATAAACTTTTACAAGTGCTTAGACAAAGATTAGGACTTTGA